DNA from Triticum aestivum cultivar Chinese Spring chromosome 7D, IWGSC CS RefSeq v2.1, whole genome shotgun sequence:
ATCTACCCGTTCCGCGCCGAGGCCGTGGCCgggctcatctcggcgtccgtgcGCGCCGCCCTCGAGGCGCCGCTCAACTACGCGCGGAACCACCTCGCCGACCTGCTCCCGCCCTGCGTGCCCCGGGCCATCTACCTCGACTCCGACGTCCTGGCCGCCGACGACGTGCGCCGGCTCTGGGAgacccgcctccccgccgccgccgtcgtcgccgcgcccgagTACTGCCACGCCAACTTCTCCCGCTACTTCACCCCGGCCTTCTGGTCCGACCCGGCGCTCGGCGCGCGCGTCTTcgcgggccgccgccgcccgccctgctACTTCAACACCGGCGTCATGGTCATCGACCTCCGCCGCTGGAGGGCCGGCAACTACCGCCGCCGGATCGAGCGCTGGATGGAGATCCAGAAGGAGAGGCGCATCTACGAGCTGGGCTCGCTGCCGCCGTTCCTGCTCGTCTTCGCCGGCGAGGTGGAGGCCGTCGACCTCCGCTGGAACCAGCACGGCCTCGGCGGCGACAACGTGCACGGCAGCTGCCGCCCGCTCCACGACGGGCCCGTCAGCCTCATGCATTGGTCGGGCAAGGGCAAGCCGTGGGACCGCCTGGACGCCGGCAGGCCCTGCCCGCTCGACCACACCTGGAAGTCCTACGACCTCTACATCGCCGGAGACGCGAGCAGCGCCGCCTCGCCGGCTTCCGGGCCGGCATTGTCCGCCTGGTAGAGGGAGCCCGTAGCTGCACTGACTAGTTACAGTAATTCTTTTGTTGGTTAGGCGGTTCTTGGCAATGGCAGCGCTGCGGCTGCCGTTGCCGTCGGCTGTACAGGGCGGcgaggggggaaggaagggaggATCGCCGGCGATTGctgcgcgaggaggagggaggagagtggtggatagagaaaaaaagaagagCTTGTTCTTTTTGGTAGAAAATCAGATTGGTTATGTGGGGGGATTTGGATTCTTTTTGCTCGAGGTGGACATTCTAGGGGGTTGCCAATTCGCTGGATTGGTGGCGATGTACAATTCGTTGATAGTGCTAGGAAAGACTGGGATTTTGTTCTGTTGTTATTGACGATTCTTTCATTCATAATAAGACTATGTGTTCTTGATCTGAAACTCTGGTCTCTGCATTTTTGGGTTGCGTCAAATTCAGTTGAATTGAGTGGATTCTCACTGTATGTTGTATCTGGTTCTGATGTGGTT
Protein-coding regions in this window:
- the LOC123166278 gene encoding probable galacturonosyltransferase-like 9, whose translation is MRAAGAAVALLFFFLLAVPGEAAAALPRFAEAPQYRNGEGCPAATAAGVCDPGLVHIAMTLDAHYLRGSMAAIYSLLKHASCPESLFFHFLAAAPGDGELRAALAASFPSLRFEIYPFRAEAVAGLISASVRAALEAPLNYARNHLADLLPPCVPRAIYLDSDVLAADDVRRLWETRLPAAAVVAAPEYCHANFSRYFTPAFWSDPALGARVFAGRRRPPCYFNTGVMVIDLRRWRAGNYRRRIERWMEIQKERRIYELGSLPPFLLVFAGEVEAVDLRWNQHGLGGDNVHGSCRPLHDGPVSLMHWSGKGKPWDRLDAGRPCPLDHTWKSYDLYIAGDASSAASPASGPALSAW